The Arachis ipaensis cultivar K30076 chromosome B05, Araip1.1, whole genome shotgun sequence nucleotide sequence CAATATCAGGTACATAATAAACAACTTTTTGACAAGCACAGAGAAGAGTTATGGTGACATATTCTACTCTTTCAAAGATGAATGCTCAATGTTCATATGttcatcagcacactttttgtaTTGTATTTGATGTATGCATTTGATCAAAAGTAATTCGCCATATTTCCTTGGAGTTTTAATTTAATGTTTATCTTATTCCAAAGTTGAAGTAAGATGTTGTGAAGAAAATATGGTTTGTTTTGCAGCTTAATTTTAACCATGATACTTCTTTATTTGTTGCAGTGATGTCTGCCATAAGTGGGCTGCAAGGTGAAATACATGGATTTGGTACAAGTGGGtacattttccttttctttctaataatttgattttttttttttttgaaagaaagataGAAGTGAACATACATATAGTTAAAGTTAAGAGGAAAAAGGGTCAACAAAAATTAGGGGTTGGAAGTTTGTGAAGAAATTccaatttgtattttatttagcTTTAATTACTCTGTTAATCTTTATAATCTCACTCTAATTTTAATTGGATTCTTATAGTTgaaaaatttgtaattagatttccatattagatgaaaatttataattaaatcctTACTAGTTTTATTTTTGAGCAATGCTAGGGGACCAGCAACATTTGTGATTGGTAGTTATCaactagccatcaatgatgatttgatggtgtgagattggtgtaaaatttcatccaatggctcacctttctctgctggttacatgctggccaaaatgcaataaaattgcttgccccctagacttttcttttattttttccaaaagaaaaaaaaatcgtaATAATCCGAGATTATTTACTTTTAGGATATTCCATAATTTATTTTACGTCAAAtacaaaaatgaaaaaatgaacattccaataatattttgtattttttaaataaaaaaaattttgagggacctaattgaattttttttcctAATATAGAAATtctattacaaacttttaaactataaaaacttaattgaaaaattggtaaaattttaagaatggacaaaataattaatcattttatttattataacgaaaatgtttggtaaccaaagaaaattagccaaaaacaggcataacttgttttatttaacattcattaattgttgcaacaattaatgaatgctaaataaggcacaAAGCATCAATAGTTACATGTTACTTTGGATGGAAATTCTTGTGGTTGGTGCATCCTACCATGAGCAGGGTGCACTTTGGCTAAAAGTAGAACAAGCATGGTCTTTCTGAAAAATGGCTAGTCAACATCTCTTCTCGTACGTTGGATTTTAGAAAGAGGAGTCAAATTTTGCAGCCTTGAACTGTTTATAGAAATGGAGGCATTATATGGATCAAAGGTTAATCATTTTGACTTTGGATGTTTCTACTTTCTAAACTTGCAGATTCAGTGGTTCTTGTTTCAATAGTAGTCCTGGTAGCTTTGTTCAGCATACAGCGGTTCGGAACTAGCAAAGTTGGCTTCATGTTTGCACCTATACTTGCTTTATGGTTCTTTTGTCTTGGTTCTATTGGAATCTATAATATAGTTAAGCATGATATTATGGTTCTGAGAGCAATTAATCCGGCTTTTATTTTTTACTTCTTTAAGAAGAATGGCAAAAAGGCATGGTCAGCTCTTGGTGGTTGTGTTCTTTGTATTACAGGTAATATTTTTATTGCTTCAAACCTTTAACAATGTAGTTGATTGGCATAATTTTTTTATGGTGACTACTCACATAAAGTTGTCTTCATATGAAGATGATAGTTGAGAACTGTTGGATGGTTTGATATAATTGACTAAATTGTTAACTAAGGGTTCTTATCTATCATTTTCACGTGAAAGCAATTTCGTGCGTGCAGTCACCTTTTTTGACATAGTTAATTGGCTATAAAGATGGGAATTCCCTTTCTTATCACAAGAATATGGTATTTCCTTATTGATTCATCTCATTAGTCTGCATGCTATATTGTACATCTTCTCTATTTGTATAGATCACTATTGAGTTTCAGAATTGTGTTCCAGAAATGAGATAACAGGTTTATGCAGTTAAAACAATGCAAAGTTGGTAGAATATGTTAATGATTTTGTGTCACATCTAATTGAATTTGTGGTTTCTAAACATTGATGAAGATTTTGTTCTTTGCAGACTTATTCAATGTTGAATTAGTATTTATTTTGTCTCTTAAATAACTAATTCAGTGACTTACATATGTTGCTTGCAGGCGCAGAAGCAATGTTTGCCGATCTTGGTCATTTTTCGGTACCAGCGATACAGGTATGTGAAAGTGAAACCTTTTGAAGAGTAAACcaaagagttttcttaattaaaacTCTATAAgcatttgaatttttctttaagTTTCTCATACAATTTTCTATGCAGATTGCCTTTACTTGTGTGGTATTTCCATGTCTCCTCCTTGCTTATATGGGCCAAGCTGCTTTTTTGCTGAAGAACCCTACATCATATGCAAGAGTATTCTATGACTCTGTTCCAGGTAATATTTTCTAACACAGTGCTAATTGCGTCTACTTATGAGACATTTGTTCAACATACTTTCCATTCCTTAGTGGTGGTCGCCCTCGAGTTTGCAGTACATTTATAAATCATGAtaggtgtacactaaaatcagccactaatataatataaaatacatattagaatacattaaaaatgagttaagtaatacATGTacttatacacaaatacattggtggctaaATTAGAACGACCATCATTAGGGAACGGAGGGAGTAGTAATCAAATTGGTACATTATGTTTGCATTTTCCATGTGACATAGGAAGTCTTTTCTGGCCAGTGTTTGTGATAGCCACACTTGCAGCTATGATAGCTAGCCAAGCAATGATATCGGCTACATTTTCATGCGTAAAGCAATCTATGGCTTTGGGGTGCTTTCCTCGGCTCAAGATAATTCACACCTCGAGAAAGTTCATGGGTCAAATTTACATCCCTGTAATTAACTGGTTTCTGATGGTCATGTGCATAGTTGTTGTCTCTATCTTCCAAAGCACTACTGATATTGCAAATGCTTATGGTAAAGTTCTCTTCATCTCATCCTCTAGGACTATtcatttctctttctcttttatgGTTTTAGAGTGACAATTTGACAATTGGTCTTGGATTTACCCCTGCCTCTCTTATCTGTGTTTGATTCTATTCATGATCGCAACAGCAATGTTTGGAAATAACTGCATTAATCAAACAAGGTGATATTGGTTAACTTGTAACATTTTTTCTCCAAATCTTATTGCAAACTTATGCAGGCATTGCTGAAGTTGGTGTCATGATAGTTAGCACAACCTTGGTGACACTAGTAATGCTTCTAATTTGGCAAACTAACTTGTTTTGGGCATTTTGTTTCCCAATTGCATTTGGATCGGTGGAGCTCATTTACATGTCGTCCGTCCTATCGAAAATCTTCGAGGGCGGCTGGCTTCCACTCGCCTTCGCCACCTTTTTCCTCTCCGTGATGTACACTTGGAACTACGGGAGCGTGTTGAAGTATAGAAGTGAAGTCCAGGAGAAAATTTCCTTAGACTTGATGCTTGAACTTGGATCAAATCTTGGAACGGTAAGAGTTCCGGGAATTGGATTGCTATATAATGAGCTTGTCCAAGGCATTCCTTCAGTTTTTTTACAGTTCTTGCTGAGTCTTCCGGCCCTTCACTCGACCATAGTTTTCGTCTGCATTAAACATGTTCCTATCCCGGTTGTACCTCAAGAGGAAAGGTTTCTATTCCGAAGAGTTTGTCCGAAAGATTACCATATGTTTCGCTGCGTCGCGAGGTATGGCTATAAAGATGTAAGGAAGGAGGATCACCATGCATTCGAGCAACTTCTCATCGAAAGTCTGGAGAAATTCTTGAGAAAAGAGGCTCAAGAAACTACCATGGAAAGCAGTAACTTAACTGAGGAGGACATGGACAATGCATTGGTGAAATCCAAGGATTCTGATAACAATAATGTAGCTGAGGAGCTAAGGATTCCATTGATGCATGGCCAGAATAGTTCCGAAGAAACTGGAACTTCAATCACCGAGGAAGCCCCGACAAGTTACATGTCATTAGATGAAGATGATGGTATTGAATATGAGCTTTCGGCACTTAGAGAAGCAACTGCATCAGGGTGCACGTATCTT carries:
- the LOC107643375 gene encoding putative potassium transporter 12 isoform X2, whose amino-acid sequence is MEVGGVEESNARLLESGSNEGSSIESRWVDGSEVDTMEVPAWSNEGREGYGSVRRRLLKGPKRLNSLDVEVMAIAKSQDQHSKDASLWPTLALAFQTLGVVYGDMGTSPLYVFADVFSKVPIESDVDVLGALSLVMYTIALIPLAKYVFVVLKANDNGEGGTFALYSLICRYANVNMLPNRQPADEHISSFRLKLPTPEMKRALNIKETLEKSSSLKTFLLLLVLLGTSMIIGDGILTPAISVMSAISGLQGEIHGFGTNSVVLVSIVVLVALFSIQRFGTSKVGFMFAPILALWFFCLGSIGIYNIVKHDIMVLRAINPAFIFYFFKKNGKKAWSALGGCVLCITGAEAMFADLGHFSVPAIQIAFTCVVFPCLLLAYMGQAAFLLKNPTSYARVFYDSVPVFVIATLAAMIASQAMISATFSCVKQSMALGCFPRLKIIHTSRKFMGQIYIPVINWFLMVMCIVVVSIFQSTTDIANAYGIAEVGVMIVSTTLVTLVMLLIWQTNLFWAFCFPIAFGSVELIYMSSVLSKIFEGGWLPLAFATFFLSVMYTWNYGSVLKYRSEVQEKISLDLMLELGSNLGTVRVPGIGLLYNELVQGIPSVFLQFLLSLPALHSTIVFVCIKHVPIPVVPQEERFLFRRVCPKDYHMFRCVARYGYKDVRKEDHHAFEQLLIESLEKFLRKEAQETTMESSNLTEEDMDNALVKSKDSDNNNVAEELRIPLMHGQNSSEETGTSITEEAPTSYMSLDEDDGIEYELSALREATASGCTYLLGHGDVRAKKNSLFFKKLVINYFYAFLRNNCRGGTANMRVPHTNIIQVGMTYMV
- the LOC107643375 gene encoding putative potassium transporter 12 isoform X1, with the protein product MEVGGVEESNARLLESGSNEGSSIESRWVDGSEVDTMEVPAWSNEGREGYGSVRRRLLKGPKRLNSLDVEVMAIAKSQDQHSKDASLWPTLALAFQTLGVVYGDMGTSPLYVFADVFSKVPIESDVDVLGALSLVMYTIALIPLAKYVFVVLKANDNGEGGTFALYSLICRYANVNMLPNRQPADEHISSFRLKLPTPEMKRALNIKETLEKSSSLKTFLLLLVLLGTSMIIGDGILTPAISVMSAISGLQGEIHGFGTNSVVLVSIVVLVALFSIQRFGTSKVGFMFAPILALWFFCLGSIGIYNIVKHDIMVLRAINPAFIFYFFKKNGKKAWSALGGCVLCITGAEAMFADLGHFSVPAIQIAFTCVVFPCLLLAYMGQAAFLLKNPTSYARVFYDSVPGSLFWPVFVIATLAAMIASQAMISATFSCVKQSMALGCFPRLKIIHTSRKFMGQIYIPVINWFLMVMCIVVVSIFQSTTDIANAYGIAEVGVMIVSTTLVTLVMLLIWQTNLFWAFCFPIAFGSVELIYMSSVLSKIFEGGWLPLAFATFFLSVMYTWNYGSVLKYRSEVQEKISLDLMLELGSNLGTVRVPGIGLLYNELVQGIPSVFLQFLLSLPALHSTIVFVCIKHVPIPVVPQEERFLFRRVCPKDYHMFRCVARYGYKDVRKEDHHAFEQLLIESLEKFLRKEAQETTMESSNLTEEDMDNALVKSKDSDNNNVAEELRIPLMHGQNSSEETGTSITEEAPTSYMSLDEDDGIEYELSALREATASGCTYLLGHGDVRAKKNSLFFKKLVINYFYAFLRNNCRGGTANMRVPHTNIIQVGMTYMV